AAGAAGATGGTTGATGATGAAGTCCAAGATTCTATCCCGGCCCATCAGGGCCATGGGGCGGGGAGAGGGGGAGGAGGGAAGCGTTACATGGGTGCTCCAGTAGGGGTGTATAAGGGAGGAGAGGTACTCTGTCAGTTTTTCCGTATGTCTGGCAACGCAAAGGCGCTTAAACGTATCAAAGTCTGCTGCGATGACGGACAGCGCCCCTACGCGCCTCTGCGGATGGTTGGCCGGCCTGTTGCCGGAAAATGTCCAAGGGAAGGAGCGGTCCGGCGCCAGTTCAAATTGTTCCCGCAGGGGCCACCATTGAGCCCAGAGTTTTTTGTGCAGATCTACGGCTTCCGGTGTGCAGGAGGCCGGCAGCACGGGAAGGAGGAATCCCGCCGTACCGAAGAGCAGGGCTTCCGGGCAGTTCCGGATGGAGCGAAGGGGCGCCCGCAGGGCCAGGTGGCGCATGGCGGTTTTGTTGGCGTGATAGCCGAGCGTTTCCGCCAGGTTTTCAAAAAGGGTCTGTTCCTCTCCTGCGTATTTGGCGCGTTCCGCATGGCGGCGGTGTTTGTTCCGGAACCTGTAGGCTGCTGCTGATTGAAGGAGTGTTTCCAGAGACTCCGGAGCCATGGAAGCCAGCAAATCGGCGTGGAGGCAGTGGCGTACCGGGGCGCTGCCGGAAGGGGATGTTCCTGATTGCGCCAGCGCAGCGGGAGGAATGACAGCCAGAGGGATGCGTTCATGCCGGGCATTGCGGGTGAACCATCCCCTGCGGCTGGGCGTGCAGACGAGGTGCAGGATGACGCCGTTAAACCCCGGGTTGGAACCGTGCCCGTGGCGTTCCCAGTCTTCCGGCGTGGGATCCAGTTCGATGTCTCCTGACTGTGGAACGCCATTAATGCGTATCCTGGCGTTTAGAAAGTCCGGCCCGGCGGATTTATTCCAGTTCCCAAAATCCAGAATGTGAACGTCCCTGCCTGAATCATCCGTAAAAGAAGTTCCGAATACTCCTTCCAGCAGAAGAAGCTGAAGCGTCCGTTCGTCCGGAAGGGAGGAACGATTGGAAACGGAATATTCCCTGACGGCAGCCTGCCCTTCTTCCCTTGCTGCGGAAAGGGCTTCCTCATACAGGGAGGCCATGGAACGCAGGTCCATGTGGAAGGGAGGAAATTTTATTTATCGTTCTGCCGTTCCAATTCTTCTTTCAGGCAGTCGGTTACGTTACGGAATTTTTCTTCGTTCTCTTCGCTCATTT
This region of Akkermansia muciniphila genomic DNA includes:
- a CDS encoding DUF2851 family protein, translated to MDLRSMASLYEEALSAAREEGQAAVREYSVSNRSSLPDERTLQLLLLEGVFGTSFTDDSGRDVHILDFGNWNKSAGPDFLNARIRINGVPQSGDIELDPTPEDWERHGHGSNPGFNGVILHLVCTPSRRGWFTRNARHERIPLAVIPPAALAQSGTSPSGSAPVRHCLHADLLASMAPESLETLLQSAAAYRFRNKHRRHAERAKYAGEEQTLFENLAETLGYHANKTAMRHLALRAPLRSIRNCPEALLFGTAGFLLPVLPASCTPEAVDLHKKLWAQWWPLREQFELAPDRSFPWTFSGNRPANHPQRRVGALSVIAADFDTFKRLCVARHTEKLTEYLSSLIHPYWSTHVTLPSSPSPRPMALMGRDRILDFIINHLLPMKDDEHAWKHYLSLRAGQAGTKVLSVHQSLLGRRPDAQAFLAKAWHHQALLQIHDDLCSLHSCAICSLLGQMEKK